One Triticum dicoccoides isolate Atlit2015 ecotype Zavitan chromosome 4B, WEW_v2.0, whole genome shotgun sequence genomic window carries:
- the LOC119292842 gene encoding uncharacterized protein LOC119292842, with protein MRSLPLLLLLLLGAVLLVATTLPEGAAAKLTEANPRGVVIQQVGRFAVIVYDLAHSAGLTYVGVVRGETEEAVGGGNIYRLVVAAAKPDGSRAQYECLVWGVPGSSLSTWKLRRFRKIAIV; from the coding sequence ATGAGGtcgctgccgctgctgctgctgctgctgcttggagcGGTCCTCCTCGTGGCCACCACGCTcccggagggggcggcggccaagttgACGGAGGCAAACCCGCGgggcgtggtgatccagcaggtgGGGCGGTTCGCGGTGATCGTGTACGACCTGGCGCACAGCGCGGGCCTGACGTACGTGGGGGTGGTGCGCGGCGAGACGGAGGAGGCGGTGGGCGGCGGCAACATCTACcgcctggtggtggcggcggcgaagcCCGACGGGAGCAGGGCGCAGTACGAGTGCCTGGTGTGGGGCGTGCCGGGGTCCAGCCTCAGCACCTGGAAGCTCCGCAGGTTCAGGAAGATCGCAATAGTATAG
- the LOC119293935 gene encoding uncharacterized protein LOC119293935, protein MRSLQAVLVAVLVLLAVAATTDAAWAPIPDRDLNGMVVQQAGRFAVLVHDITHRTTLVFVKVERGEMERPVGGGNGTNYRLVVTAARAPGGNKGQYECVVWGVPGSRTSTWKLLSFKAL, encoded by the coding sequence ATGAGGTCTCTGCAGGCTGTGCTCGTGGCGGTCCTCGTCCTGCTCGCCGTCGCCGCGACGACAGACGCCGCGTGGGCGCCGATACCGGACCGCGACCTGAACGGCATGGTGGTGCAGCAGGCGGGCCGGTTCGCCGTGCTCGTGCATGACATCACGCACCGGACGACCCTGGTGTTCGTCAAGGTGGAGCGCGGCGAGATGGAGCGGCCGGTCGGCGGCGGCAACGGAACCAACTACCGGCTCGTGGTGACCGCGGCGAGGGCGCCCGGCGGGAACAAGGGCCAGTACGAGTGCGTCGTGTGGGGCGTGCCCGGCTCGCGCACCAGCACCTGGAAGCTCCTCAGCTTCAAGGCGCTCTAG